A stretch of the Solanum dulcamara chromosome 6, daSolDulc1.2, whole genome shotgun sequence genome encodes the following:
- the LOC129892031 gene encoding uncharacterized protein LOC129892031, with protein sequence MEVEELLNLFDFHWFQSQVLKPKHLFSTTTPKITSILEPNKQILEFNEQILEKSPKLSRTPTFMVRSQSDQCLSSKDCTFNSEKSQSQSPSPKSVLIEAKLQPILSGKEYNEFQFSSEAAVKNRETFGRRKKKSKNSKSLSELEFEELKGFMDLGFEFSDKDKDSNLVTIIPGLKRLGRENERGFEENGISRPHLSEAWGVWEEKKKMEDRKKNPLKSWKINSDFGNEMEIKHQLKFWAHTVASTVR encoded by the coding sequence ATGGAAGTTGAAGAATTGCTTAACCTCTTTGATTTTCACTGGTTTCAATCTCAAGTACTCAAACCAAAACACCTCTTTTCTACAACAACCCCAAAAATCACCTCAATTCTTGAACCCAACAAACAAATTCTTGAATTCAATGAACAAATTCTTGAAAAGAGCCCAAAACTTTCAAGAACTCCAACTTTTATGGTCAGATCTCAGAGTGACCAATGTTTGAGCTCTAAAGATTGCACCTTTAACTCAGAgaaatcacaatcacaatcccCATCTCCAAAATCTGTTCTTATTGAAGCTAAACTTCAGCCAATTCTTTCTGGTAAAGAATACAATGAGTTTCAATTTTCCTCTGAAGCAGCTGTTAAAAACAGAGAAACTTTTGGgaggagaaagaagaagagtaaAAACAGTAAAAGTTTATCAGAGCTGGAGTTTGAAGAGCTAAAAGGGTTTATGGATCTTGGATTTGAGTTTTCAGATAAAGATAAAGATTCAAATTTGGTGACAATAATTCCTGGATTGAAGAGATTAGGAAGGGAAAATGAAAGGGGTTTTGAGGAAAATGGAATTTCAAGACCTCATCTTTCTGAAGCTTGGGGTGTTTgggaggaaaagaaaaaaatggaggaTAGGAAAAAGAATCCATTGAAAAGTTGGAAGATTAATTCTGATTTTGGAAATGAAATGGAAATTAAACATCAGTTGAAGTTTTGGGCTCATACTGTTGCCTCTACTGTTAGATAG